From the genome of Deinococcus sp. AJ005, one region includes:
- a CDS encoding DegT/DnrJ/EryC1/StrS aminotransferase family protein, giving the protein MTATATPHIPILDLKPEIDELRPEIMAAIGRVLDRTDFIMGEDVQLFEQEVAAYLGVKHAIGVNSGTDALVIALRALGIGPGDEVITTPFTFFATAESISMVGAKPVFVDIDPATLNLNPELIEAAITPNTRAIMPVHLYGNPVDMTRIMEIAHKHGLKVVEDCAQSFGARWRGTQTGTIGEFGAYSFFPSKNLGAYGDGGLLATNDDALADTARMLRVHGSRKKYHNETVGYNSRLDTIQAAILRVKLPHLEKWNAHRYEVARQYNEGLKGIEGIVTPELTDGHAFHQYTIRVQHGRRAEVQRKLAEHGIGTMIYYPIPQDELPIYNGQYPAYEHSSLAAKEVLSLPIFPVETDNSAKQLHYVISTIKKFYVN; this is encoded by the coding sequence ATGACTGCCACCGCAACACCACACATCCCCATTCTTGACCTGAAGCCTGAGATCGACGAGCTGCGCCCCGAGATCATGGCGGCCATAGGGCGCGTACTGGACCGCACCGACTTCATCATGGGCGAGGACGTCCAACTGTTTGAGCAGGAAGTCGCCGCGTACCTGGGCGTCAAACATGCCATCGGCGTCAACAGCGGCACCGACGCGCTGGTGATTGCCCTGCGTGCCCTGGGCATCGGTCCCGGCGATGAGGTGATCACCACGCCGTTTACCTTCTTTGCCACCGCTGAGAGCATCAGCATGGTGGGTGCAAAGCCCGTGTTTGTGGACATCGATCCGGCCACGCTGAACCTGAACCCGGAGCTGATTGAGGCGGCTATCACGCCCAACACCCGCGCGATCATGCCTGTTCATCTATACGGCAACCCGGTAGATATGACCCGGATTATGGAGATTGCCCACAAGCACGGCCTGAAAGTGGTGGAGGACTGCGCCCAGAGCTTCGGCGCACGCTGGCGCGGTACACAGACTGGCACCATCGGAGAGTTCGGTGCGTATTCCTTCTTTCCCAGCAAGAACCTGGGGGCTTACGGCGACGGCGGGCTGCTGGCCACCAATGACGATGCGCTGGCCGACACCGCCCGGATGCTGCGTGTTCATGGCAGCCGCAAGAAATACCACAACGAAACCGTGGGGTACAACAGCCGCCTAGACACCATCCAGGCCGCTATTCTCCGCGTGAAGCTGCCGCACCTGGAGAAGTGGAACGCCCACCGCTATGAAGTGGCCCGGCAGTATAATGAGGGCTTGAAAGGGATTGAGGGTATCGTGACACCTGAACTGACGGACGGCCATGCTTTCCACCAGTACACCATTCGGGTACAGCACGGTAGGCGCGCCGAGGTTCAGCGGAAGCTGGCCGAGCATGGTATCGGGACGATGATCTATTATCCGATTCCCCAAGACGAACTGCCGATTTATAACGGCCAGTATCCGGCGTATGAACATAGTAGTTTGGCGGCGAAGGAAGTATTGAGCCTGCCTATCTTTCCCGTAGAGACTGATAATTCCGCAAAACAATTGCATTATGTAATTTCAACCATCAAAAAGTTTTATGTCAATTAG
- a CDS encoding glycosyltransferase: MSIRNLVIFTERFPYYGGEQFLELEIEYLANKFEKIILVPRIASGNVRKLPQNVFISSFSPRLSLYEILSAIFDKNFILEAVKHWKAVSSPKGAYRLFNFTVYGKRIQRWIGRLSPEIVNSAYFYSYWMSHAAIGVAWAKKSEPKLSFITRGHGWDVYSHIHNPPYLPFRSLIFDSADRIYPISQAGLNYICERNFVLPDKIKVARLGVAKSRHLTKRSDDGVFRIVSCSSMITLKRIEIIIRIISQLSQRREFSKKIIWTHFGDGPLHDELVSLANRLFTNQIECVFTGNVKNAEVLKFYTENPVDIFINTSSSEGIPVSIMEAQAFGIPVMATNVGGVSEIVDENNGFLLDIDFEIEEAVQNFIKISSDSFLMDNLRRGSFAMWASHYDAANNYEDFYHDIVSLVT; this comes from the coding sequence ATGTCAATTAGGAATTTAGTAATTTTCACGGAGAGATTCCCTTATTATGGTGGAGAGCAATTTTTAGAATTAGAGATTGAGTATTTAGCTAATAAATTCGAAAAAATAATTCTTGTTCCTAGAATTGCCTCTGGTAATGTAAGAAAATTACCTCAGAATGTTTTCATATCATCATTCTCGCCTCGCCTAAGCTTATATGAGATATTGTCTGCAATTTTCGATAAAAATTTTATTCTTGAAGCCGTAAAACATTGGAAAGCCGTTTCTTCTCCCAAAGGTGCTTATAGATTATTTAATTTTACGGTGTATGGTAAGAGAATACAGCGATGGATTGGCAGGCTATCTCCAGAAATAGTCAATTCGGCGTATTTTTATTCATATTGGATGTCACATGCTGCGATAGGTGTTGCTTGGGCAAAAAAAAGTGAACCTAAATTAAGTTTTATAACTAGAGGTCACGGTTGGGATGTCTATTCTCATATTCACAACCCGCCGTATTTACCATTTAGATCGCTGATCTTTGATTCAGCGGATAGGATATATCCAATTTCTCAAGCCGGCTTAAACTATATATGTGAACGAAATTTCGTTTTACCCGATAAAATCAAGGTTGCGCGACTAGGTGTAGCGAAGTCCCGGCATCTGACAAAAAGATCAGATGACGGCGTTTTCCGTATTGTATCATGTTCAAGTATGATCACGCTTAAACGCATTGAGATAATTATCCGCATTATATCTCAACTGTCTCAGCGTCGAGAATTTTCTAAAAAAATTATATGGACACATTTCGGTGATGGTCCTTTGCATGATGAATTGGTTTCATTGGCTAATAGGCTATTCACAAACCAGATTGAGTGCGTATTTACTGGAAATGTAAAAAATGCTGAAGTGTTAAAATTCTATACCGAAAATCCTGTCGATATTTTTATTAATACTAGCTCATCCGAAGGTATACCTGTAAGTATTATGGAGGCGCAGGCCTTTGGTATTCCAGTCATGGCCACAAATGTTGGCGGCGTATCAGAAATAGTAGATGAAAATAACGGCTTTCTTCTCGACATTGATTTTGAGATCGAAGAAGCAGTCCAAAATTTTATCAAGATCTCTTCTGATAGTTTTTTAATGGATAATTTACGTCGTGGCAGTTTCGCCATGTGGGCAAGTCATTATGACGCGGCAAATAACTATGAAGACTTCTATCACGATATTGTATCTTTGGTTACTTGA
- a CDS encoding acyltransferase encodes MTRENAQSKSWWKHDSAYVDDGAQIGDGTKIWHFSHVMGGAVIGEGCSLGQNVYVANNVTIGKGVKIQNNVSVYEGVVLEDYVFCGPSMVFTNVRTPRSEFPRNSSADYTITRVGRGASIGANATVVTGVTLHEGAFVAAGAVVTRDVPAFTIVAGVPARAIGYMSASGDRLDFAQGDTVTDSAGHTYQQLSETEVRRLS; translated from the coding sequence ATGACCCGAGAGAACGCCCAATCGAAATCCTGGTGGAAACATGACAGCGCTTACGTGGACGACGGCGCGCAGATCGGCGACGGCACAAAGATCTGGCACTTCAGTCATGTGATGGGCGGCGCGGTGATCGGTGAGGGCTGCTCTTTGGGGCAGAACGTCTACGTGGCAAACAATGTGACCATCGGCAAGGGGGTAAAAATCCAGAACAATGTCAGCGTGTACGAGGGCGTGGTTCTGGAGGATTATGTCTTCTGCGGACCCAGCATGGTCTTTACCAATGTCCGCACGCCGCGCAGCGAGTTTCCGCGCAACAGCAGCGCCGACTACACCATTACGCGGGTAGGACGCGGGGCCAGCATCGGCGCGAACGCCACTGTTGTTACGGGCGTCACGCTGCACGAAGGGGCGTTTGTCGCGGCGGGCGCAGTCGTCACGCGCGATGTTCCGGCGTTTACCATCGTGGCCGGAGTGCCTGCGCGGGCCATCGGCTATATGAGCGCCAGCGGGGATCGGCTGGATTTTGCTCAGGGCGACACCGTGACCGACTCGGCGGGGCATACTTACCAGCAACTCAGCGAGACTGAAGTCAGGAGGCTTTCATGA
- a CDS encoding nucleotide sugar dehydrogenase: MIKTDAVSTLVEKIQSREARVGVVGLGYVGLPFLVEKAKVGFNVVGIDLSAVRAGMVARGENYIGDVRDEDLKEIVERGLVTTATNFEGVPDLDVIVICVPTPLDRNLTPDLSYIRSVTHEIAKRLRPGQLISLESTTYPGTTEEVMKPILEAGGLTAGVDFFLAHSPERVDPGNARYTTKNTNKVVGGNDPASLEVALAFYRQTIEHVVAVSSAKAAEMVKVYENTFRAVNIALANEIALLCDRMGISVWEVLDAAFTKPFGIMPFYPGPGVGGHCIPLDPHYLEWKAREYNFQTHFIALAGETNRKMPEFVVDKAARVLNGARKSLNGSKVLLLGMAYKSDLDDYRESPALEVYRLLKLSGADVSFHDSWTPEVDEHGVKASGIALTDKVLQDADLVIITTKHSDVDYANVIEQSQAILDTRYATRGMTSEKVTLL, encoded by the coding sequence GTGATTAAGACGGATGCAGTATCCACTCTAGTGGAGAAAATACAGTCTCGCGAGGCGCGGGTAGGTGTGGTGGGACTGGGGTACGTGGGCCTGCCCTTTCTCGTCGAGAAGGCCAAGGTGGGCTTTAACGTGGTGGGCATCGACCTGAGCGCCGTACGTGCCGGAATGGTGGCACGCGGCGAGAATTACATTGGCGACGTGCGTGATGAAGATCTGAAGGAGATCGTGGAGCGGGGGCTGGTGACCACGGCCACCAACTTTGAAGGGGTGCCAGACCTGGACGTGATCGTCATCTGCGTGCCCACGCCGCTAGACCGCAACCTGACACCGGACCTGAGCTATATCCGCAGCGTGACGCATGAAATTGCCAAACGCTTGCGCCCCGGCCAACTGATCAGCCTGGAAAGCACCACCTATCCTGGCACCACCGAGGAAGTTATGAAGCCCATTCTGGAGGCGGGCGGATTGACAGCAGGCGTGGACTTTTTCCTGGCGCATTCCCCGGAACGCGTCGATCCGGGTAACGCGCGCTACACCACCAAGAACACCAATAAAGTGGTGGGCGGCAATGACCCAGCCAGCCTGGAAGTCGCGCTGGCCTTTTACCGCCAGACCATCGAGCATGTGGTGGCAGTCAGCAGCGCCAAGGCTGCCGAGATGGTCAAGGTCTACGAGAACACCTTCCGCGCCGTGAACATCGCCCTGGCCAACGAGATCGCGCTGCTGTGCGACCGCATGGGCATTTCCGTATGGGAGGTGCTGGACGCCGCCTTTACCAAGCCCTTCGGCATCATGCCCTTTTACCCTGGCCCCGGCGTGGGTGGCCACTGCATCCCGCTGGACCCGCACTACCTGGAGTGGAAGGCACGCGAGTACAACTTTCAGACGCACTTCATCGCGCTGGCAGGCGAGACCAACCGCAAGATGCCCGAATTCGTGGTGGATAAGGCTGCCCGCGTATTGAATGGGGCACGCAAATCGCTGAACGGCTCGAAGGTGCTGCTGTTGGGCATGGCCTACAAGAGTGATCTGGACGATTACCGTGAGTCCCCGGCGCTGGAGGTCTACCGCCTGCTGAAACTGTCCGGCGCGGACGTGTCCTTTCACGATTCTTGGACCCCCGAAGTGGACGAGCATGGTGTGAAAGCCAGTGGCATCGCCCTGACCGACAAGGTGTTGCAGGACGCCGATCTGGTGATCATCACCACCAAGCACAGCGACGTGGATTACGCCAACGTGATCGAGCAGTCGCAGGCGATTCTGGATACCCGTTACGCCACGCGCGGCATGACCAGCGAGAAGGTGACGTTGCTGTGA
- a CDS encoding SLC13 family permease — MAEGGETLNLLTSLGLNLSPQTLTVLAVALFVATYAMILLEKYVHRTVAALLGACAVMVLGILTPTQAWASIDFNTIFLLFGMMNIVNVLSRSGFFDVVARRAMIITRGEPARVLWIFSILTAVFSAFLDNVTTVLFMAPVVVTVVARLGLRPMPYLIAVILASNTGGTATLVGDPPNIIIGSVAGKGFGDFLVNVAPYATVATVLGIGLMHLLMKARGDLAGGGDSERLRAALTDTTPIKTNPKLMKQALGVFAVTLLLFMIGHPLGLEAGLVALTTSTFLMLIADLTPVELFEQVEWTTLLFFMGLFIVVGGLEEVGVFQTVAAGLTGAIDGNIGTGILAVGFASAIISGFVDNIPFTISMASVLRELQVTLGPAMDPLWWALSLGACLGGNLTLIGASANIVVSDIAAREGHPMGFVEFMKYGTPVALITVTVALGLFYGAFVLRGG; from the coding sequence ATGGCTGAAGGTGGCGAGACCCTCAACCTGCTGACCAGCCTGGGCCTGAACCTGTCGCCGCAGACGCTGACGGTCCTGGCAGTGGCTTTGTTCGTGGCGACTTACGCCATGATCCTGCTGGAAAAGTACGTTCACCGCACGGTGGCCGCGCTGCTGGGGGCCTGCGCCGTGATGGTGCTGGGCATCCTGACGCCCACCCAGGCGTGGGCCAGCATCGACTTCAACACCATCTTCCTGCTGTTCGGGATGATGAACATCGTCAACGTGTTGAGCCGCAGCGGCTTTTTCGACGTGGTGGCCCGCCGCGCCATGATCATCACGCGAGGCGAACCGGCGCGGGTGCTGTGGATCTTCAGCATCCTGACCGCCGTGTTCAGCGCCTTTCTGGACAACGTGACCACGGTGCTGTTCATGGCCCCGGTGGTGGTCACGGTGGTGGCACGGCTGGGGCTGCGGCCCATGCCGTACCTGATCGCGGTGATCCTGGCCAGCAACACCGGGGGCACCGCCACGCTGGTGGGGGACCCGCCCAACATCATCATCGGCTCGGTGGCGGGCAAGGGCTTCGGGGACTTTCTGGTGAATGTCGCGCCGTATGCCACCGTTGCCACGGTGCTGGGCATCGGCCTGATGCACCTGCTGATGAAGGCGCGCGGCGATCTGGCTGGGGGGGGAGACAGTGAACGGCTGCGGGCGGCCCTGACCGACACCACACCGATCAAGACCAACCCCAAATTGATGAAGCAGGCGCTGGGCGTCTTCGCCGTCACGCTGCTGCTGTTCATGATCGGGCATCCGCTGGGCCTGGAGGCTGGGCTGGTGGCGCTGACCACCTCCACCTTCCTCATGCTGATCGCGGACCTGACCCCGGTGGAACTGTTCGAGCAGGTGGAGTGGACCACGTTGCTATTCTTCATGGGCCTGTTCATCGTGGTGGGTGGCCTGGAGGAAGTCGGCGTGTTCCAGACCGTGGCCGCAGGGCTGACGGGGGCCATCGACGGCAACATCGGCACGGGCATTCTGGCGGTGGGATTTGCCAGCGCGATCATCAGCGGCTTCGTGGACAACATCCCCTTCACCATTTCGATGGCCAGCGTGCTGCGTGAGTTGCAGGTTACCCTCGGCCCCGCGATGGACCCACTGTGGTGGGCGCTGTCCCTCGGCGCGTGTTTGGGCGGCAACCTGACCCTGATCGGCGCGTCGGCCAACATCGTGGTCTCGGACATCGCCGCCCGAGAGGGCCATCCGATGGGCTTCGTGGAATTCATGAAGTACGGCACCCCCGTGGCGTTGATCACGGTCACGGTGGCGCTGGGACTGTTTTACGGGGCGTTTGTTTTGCGGGGCGGGTGA
- the galE gene encoding UDP-glucose 4-epimerase GalE, with product MKVLVTGGAGFIGSTTCSALEDAGHTPVVLDSLVSGPPAFTRGRIFYQGDIADAALIQRIFAEHPDIDATIHFAARIVVSESVALPALYYRENVVGSLTLFETLNALGQGRVIFSSSAAVYDSPADLRVDENSPLKPLSPYARSKRMTEEMLEDLCAASQATAQPMRAIALRYFNPVGADPALRSGPYISDPTHILGRLMAAAQGRADRFQITGTDYATRDGTGLRDYIHVWDLALAHVAALEGFDRAFGRAAHNLGPGVAFIPINVGTGNGVTVRELVTAFQDASPTPVHVEDAPRRPGDSAGACADTTRARDYLGWTAQLDVAEAMQSAFAWEAVRAGRLDTDVERTETTR from the coding sequence ATGAAGGTCTTGGTGACAGGTGGGGCAGGATTTATAGGGAGTACGACCTGTTCGGCTCTGGAAGACGCCGGGCACACGCCCGTGGTGCTGGATTCGCTGGTGAGTGGTCCCCCAGCATTTACGCGTGGGCGCATCTTCTACCAGGGAGACATCGCGGATGCTGCCCTGATCCAGCGCATCTTCGCGGAGCATCCCGACATCGACGCCACCATCCATTTCGCCGCGCGCATTGTGGTGTCAGAGTCGGTGGCCCTACCTGCCCTGTATTACCGCGAGAACGTGGTGGGTAGCCTGACGCTGTTCGAGACGCTGAACGCGCTGGGACAGGGGCGGGTCATCTTCAGCTCCAGCGCCGCCGTCTATGACAGCCCTGCCGATCTGCGGGTGGATGAGAACAGCCCTCTGAAGCCCCTCAGCCCCTACGCCCGCAGCAAGCGCATGACCGAAGAGATGCTGGAAGATCTGTGTGCTGCCTCTCAGGCCACCGCGCAGCCGATGCGGGCCATTGCCCTGCGCTATTTCAATCCGGTGGGAGCTGATCCTGCTCTTCGCAGCGGGCCGTACATCTCGGACCCCACCCACATCCTGGGCCGTCTGATGGCCGCTGCCCAGGGAAGGGCAGACAGATTTCAGATCACGGGCACCGATTACGCCACCCGCGACGGAACAGGACTGCGCGATTACATCCATGTGTGGGATCTGGCACTGGCCCATGTGGCGGCCCTGGAGGGCTTTGACCGGGCCTTTGGGCGTGCGGCCCACAATCTGGGGCCGGGCGTCGCCTTCATCCCGATCAACGTCGGGACCGGGAACGGCGTGACGGTGCGCGAGCTGGTCACAGCCTTTCAGGATGCCTCGCCCACACCGGTTCATGTGGAGGACGCCCCACGCCGCCCCGGCGACAGCGCGGGAGCCTGTGCCGATACCACGCGGGCGCGGGACTATCTGGGCTGGACCGCGCAACTTGACGTGGCTGAGGCGATGCAATCGGCCTTCGCGTGGGAAGCGGTACGGGCCGGGCGGCTGGACACTGATGTAGAAAGGACTGAAACGACACGGTAA
- a CDS encoding Gfo/Idh/MocA family oxidoreductase, with product MTSQTSDQKRFGLTGVSGYIAPRHLKAIKDTGNVLSVALDPFDSVGIMDSYFPDAEFFTQPEIFERYLYDARRLGKGVDYVGICSPNYLHDAHIRMALRAGADALCEKPIVLNPEDITALKEVEEETGRRVWTILQLRSHAALEKVKAELNPSSGDKYDVDLSYMTSRGTWYLRSWKGRVDESGGLATNIGVHFFDMLAWMFGDIERVEVHQRSETVCAGYMELERARVRWFLSIDPSYLPAEQIAKGQRTYRSITIDGQEVEFSEGFTDLHTEVYRRTLAGQGFSLDDTYQAIATVAKIRKQDIVSAGADTRHRFLRG from the coding sequence GTGACCTCCCAGACTTCTGACCAGAAACGCTTCGGCCTGACCGGGGTGTCTGGGTACATCGCGCCCCGGCACCTCAAGGCCATCAAGGACACCGGGAACGTGTTGAGCGTGGCCCTCGATCCTTTCGACTCGGTGGGCATCATGGACTCGTACTTTCCTGACGCCGAGTTCTTCACGCAGCCAGAGATCTTCGAGCGCTACCTGTACGACGCGCGCCGCCTGGGTAAAGGCGTGGATTATGTCGGCATTTGCAGCCCCAACTACCTGCATGACGCGCATATCCGCATGGCGCTGCGGGCGGGGGCCGACGCCTTGTGTGAGAAGCCCATCGTGCTGAACCCAGAAGACATCACGGCCCTCAAAGAGGTCGAGGAAGAAACTGGGCGGCGGGTCTGGACCATCCTGCAACTGCGTTCCCATGCGGCGCTGGAAAAGGTCAAAGCCGAGTTGAACCCCAGCAGCGGCGACAAGTACGATGTGGACCTGTCGTACATGACCAGCCGGGGAACGTGGTATCTGCGGAGCTGGAAGGGCCGCGTGGATGAGAGCGGCGGGCTGGCGACCAACATCGGCGTGCATTTCTTTGACATGCTGGCATGGATGTTTGGCGATATCGAGCGCGTGGAAGTGCATCAGCGCAGCGAGACTGTGTGCGCCGGATACATGGAACTGGAACGCGCACGCGTGCGCTGGTTCCTGTCGATTGACCCCAGCTACCTGCCCGCCGAGCAGATTGCCAAAGGGCAGCGCACCTACCGCTCCATTACCATCGACGGCCAGGAAGTCGAGTTCAGCGAGGGCTTTACGGACCTGCACACCGAGGTCTACCGCCGCACGCTGGCCGGGCAGGGCTTCAGCTTGGACGACACCTATCAGGCGATTGCCACGGTGGCTAAGATTCGCAAGCAGGACATCGTGAGTGCCGGGGCGGATACGCGGCACCGCTTTTTGAGGGGCTGA
- a CDS encoding sodium:proton antiporter, with amino-acid sequence MQILDLATLLVCVTAALAFVNARYWKLPASIGVTVGGLGVSLIIFALVSLDVPFARDAVSLVRGIEFNDFVFQGVLSFLLFAGALGVNSHALWGLRGPVLTFALLSTAISIGLVGGATYALLGLFGLDVSFVYCLLFGALISPTDPVAVLGMLKQAGVPKRIETLVAGESLFNDGVGVVAFAVLAGIAAAGGGGGEAHGPAMSAGGVALFFAQEALGGLALGLFLGWVGWLALRSVSDFVVEVLVTLSVVLACTAIAANLHVSAPLAAVAAGLLIGSLAERRPAGLSSRERFEGFWHLADELLNIFLFALLALEVVVVRFSGQSLLLGLIAIPLVLLVRTISVYLPVLVLGRRRDFNPYTRRLMIWGGLRGAISVALAFTVPAGPERDLFLVMTYVVVVFSIIVQGLTVGRLAARAVDATEGEKA; translated from the coding sequence ATGCAAATCCTCGATCTCGCCACCCTGCTGGTCTGCGTGACCGCCGCGCTGGCTTTTGTCAACGCCCGTTACTGGAAATTGCCCGCCTCGATTGGTGTGACCGTGGGCGGCCTGGGCGTCAGCCTGATCATCTTCGCGCTGGTCAGCCTGGACGTGCCGTTCGCGCGGGACGCGGTGAGTCTGGTGCGTGGCATCGAGTTCAACGATTTCGTGTTCCAGGGCGTGCTGTCGTTCCTGCTGTTTGCCGGAGCGCTGGGCGTCAACTCTCACGCGTTGTGGGGACTGCGGGGGCCGGTGCTAACGTTCGCGCTGCTGTCCACCGCCATCTCGATTGGGCTGGTGGGCGGGGCCACCTACGCGCTGCTGGGGCTGTTCGGGCTGGACGTGTCGTTCGTGTACTGCCTGCTGTTTGGCGCGCTGATCAGCCCCACCGATCCGGTGGCGGTGCTGGGCATGCTGAAACAGGCGGGGGTGCCCAAACGCATTGAAACGCTGGTGGCAGGCGAGAGCCTGTTCAACGACGGCGTGGGCGTGGTGGCCTTCGCGGTGCTGGCCGGAATCGCAGCGGCGGGCGGCGGCGGCGGTGAAGCCCACGGCCCCGCCATGAGCGCAGGCGGAGTTGCCCTCTTCTTCGCGCAGGAGGCGCTGGGCGGGCTGGCGCTGGGCCTCTTCCTGGGCTGGGTGGGCTGGCTGGCACTTAGATCGGTCAGCGATTTCGTGGTCGAGGTGCTGGTTACCCTGAGCGTGGTGCTGGCCTGCACCGCGATTGCCGCCAACCTGCATGTGTCCGCGCCGCTGGCTGCCGTGGCTGCCGGACTGCTGATTGGGTCGCTGGCCGAACGCCGCCCTGCCGGGCTATCCTCGCGTGAGCGCTTCGAGGGCTTCTGGCACCTGGCCGACGAGCTGCTGAACATCTTCCTGTTCGCGCTGCTGGCGCTGGAGGTGGTGGTGGTGCGCTTCAGCGGGCAGTCGCTGCTGCTGGGGCTGATCGCCATTCCACTGGTGTTGCTGGTTCGCACCATTAGCGTGTATCTGCCGGTGCTGGTGCTGGGTCGGCGGCGCGACTTCAACCCGTACACCCGCCGCCTGATGATCTGGGGCGGGCTGCGCGGGGCGATCAGCGTGGCGCTGGCCTTCACGGTGCCCGCCGGGCCGGAGCGTGACCTGTTTCTGGTCATGACCTACGTGGTGGTGGTGTTCAGCATCATCGTGCAGGGGCTGACGGTGGGGCGGCTGGCAGCGCGGGCCGTGGATGCAACGGAAGGAGAGAAAGCTTAA
- a CDS encoding oligosaccharide flippase family protein, with amino-acid sequence MITFKSNIIQTIFRQIIGIGLGFALLTIIARTLGPEGNGVYGTVIIFITILATFLNFGLTSSNVYFISRQRSILPLAFKSSLLSWFSLSIIGCIIAFFVVFLSSNRIFPDIPIQLLYISIIAFPILLFNNIMLGIFQATENFKYLNLVTLLPIIINLLSLVIVAIFVHINITSALACYIFAQLIVSIAITYLIKYKLSLNLDEIFSIGQIISYIRDVAKYSTIAHASNVVTYLNYRADFYIVISILGPAAAGIYFLAVQIVERLWIVAQSISYVMLPKLASGPRSEDAKRLAIRLASISLGLTFILACVVAFVSVKYLSNIFGNSYDRASIPVMILLPGIILGSLSKIFSNVMAAYGEVKINLWVAILLLFVNIALSLNLTRNFGLGGAALATSISYAIDGILKTVLGLRFLRTTIALQPSYSEKT; translated from the coding sequence ATGATAACATTCAAATCTAATATTATTCAGACTATCTTTAGACAAATCATAGGAATCGGACTCGGTTTTGCACTACTTACAATTATTGCCCGAACACTTGGTCCTGAGGGAAATGGTGTTTATGGTACAGTAATTATATTTATTACTATTTTAGCTACTTTTCTGAACTTCGGCCTGACATCATCAAACGTTTATTTTATTTCGCGGCAGAGATCTATTCTTCCGCTCGCTTTTAAATCCTCTTTGTTGTCTTGGTTTAGTTTATCGATTATTGGTTGTATAATTGCATTTTTTGTAGTTTTTTTATCATCTAACCGTATTTTTCCAGACATACCAATTCAGTTGCTTTATATTAGTATAATTGCTTTTCCTATATTGTTATTCAATAATATAATGCTGGGAATTTTCCAAGCAACCGAAAATTTTAAATATTTAAATCTAGTGACCCTATTACCTATTATAATTAATTTATTATCTCTGGTGATTGTAGCTATTTTTGTCCACATAAATATAACTAGTGCGCTTGCATGTTATATATTTGCGCAATTAATTGTATCGATTGCAATTACTTATCTAATAAAATATAAGCTGAGTCTAAATTTAGATGAAATATTCTCAATTGGACAAATAATTTCTTATATTAGAGATGTAGCGAAATACAGCACTATTGCACACGCAAGCAATGTAGTTACTTACTTAAATTATCGAGCAGACTTTTATATCGTAATATCCATTCTTGGTCCAGCAGCAGCAGGTATATATTTTCTTGCTGTGCAGATTGTTGAACGCTTGTGGATAGTTGCGCAGTCGATAAGTTATGTTATGTTACCAAAGCTTGCGAGTGGTCCCAGAAGCGAAGATGCAAAGCGTTTGGCTATTAGGCTTGCTAGTATTTCTTTAGGGCTTACATTTATCTTGGCATGTGTTGTTGCCTTTGTTTCTGTAAAATATTTGAGCAACATCTTTGGTAATAGTTATGATCGTGCCTCAATTCCAGTTATGATCTTATTACCTGGAATTATTCTTGGCAGCCTAAGTAAAATTTTCAGCAATGTGATGGCAGCATATGGCGAAGTAAAGATAAACTTATGGGTGGCAATTCTGCTTCTATTTGTGAATATAGCACTTAGCTTAAATTTGACGCGCAATTTTGGTTTGGGAGGTGCAGCTTTAGCAACTAGTATATCGTACGCCATAGATGGAATTCTAAAAACTGTCTTGGGTCTACGCTTTCTTAGAACCACTATCGCATTGCAACCTAGTTATAGTGAAAAAACATAA